AAatctaaatacattttttgtgGTAGAACTGGCTCATCTCCTCAATTCGGTTAACTGACGCGATTCTGCAACATCTCAATGAACGGTTTTTGATGATGGAACGTGGTTGGAGCCTTCAATGTCTAATTCAGTTTTCTATATGATTTTTTGCAAATGAAAACtatatgaaaaaatgaaaactattttcCCACTAAACTGCAAGTTGCTTTGACAGactctgcaaaaaaaaaatttcggaGTCTCTCAAAGTTTTTCGAAATCcaagaaaaaaaagcatttttgcaaaaacactaaAAGTCCAGTAATTTCCCCTATATGTGcgataaatattgtaataaatcattaaaattttttaattaaacgttagattactctaaaaattaaacagtttattaatttcatgttaaataataattacatcagcaataaaatgattaataaaatatatgagagTTCTGAAATTGTTccagttttgaaattatttcaaaattattacatattttaaaagcatattattATTCAAGTTATTGAACGtgtaaaagcaaattttttgaaaaacataatgATGAGACGATTAAACAAAATGCTATCGAGGATTGAACACCACCAACACTTCTAGGCTTACTCATGCATTAAACTACAAcgataatcaaaataaattaagtttgtttGCTTTGAGAAAGACAAAATAGCAAGTGAATTCACTGGACCTACCTATAGAAGGTTGGTCTTAAATTTGGACTTGACTGACGAATATTATTCTACTTGTACCTGTTCTCCTGACAGAAAAACTATagagttcattaaaaaaattataagagatcCAACAGCTCTTCCTGCAATATATGATTTTCTACTGTACGAATTTACTTTGTTACTAGAATTCAGCCTACATATGAATACGCAGTTTGTAATCTCCCCTGTATCAGTCAACCATACTTAAAAGTGTTAGccccctttttttttgaaataaccataaaaaaaaaagttgaatatatacaaaatattttaaaaaattataaggaattttaattttaatttatttcttaactcTCAATTTAAATCTGTTTACATATAAAAGCTCTGATcgttaaataaaagtaatattaagtCTGGATGCATTTATAATGACAACTTGGATTTCTCTATTTTAGACATAATTAAGGAACTTACTAATCTAAACCTTTATGATTTTTTTGGATTTGACAGATTGTATTCCTTATTACTTAAGGGGTATACCCCTTAAGTAATAAGGAATTTTAGGTTTAACAGGGGGCATATATGCCCCCTGTTAAACATAAAATGACAACTTGGTGTTGCATGCAATGGAACGATATATTTTATAGTAGATCCTACAAAATTAGTGCAAAattacgagaaaaaaaaaattaaaaaaaatcattgcaGTCGTCCATAATGGTTGCAATTCAagaaaaagtcaatttttttagcaattgaTAACTTAAGAACTGTTTAATATATCTAAATGAAACTTTGACACAAGACTCTTTAAAGTAAGATCTAGaacttcaactaaaaaaatattataattttgccTCAATTGTCCATAGTAtttgatcaaaatattttaaaatagggacaatataaaatataaaatatttcttgatttaaaagacCTAACtcaaatgtttttagtttaagttGCAAGTACAAGTCATAAAAATATACCCTGAAAATTTCAACACTCTACCATTTATAGCTTAGAACAGGGGTGGGGAACCTGCGGCCCCCAGATACTCTTTGTGCGGCCCCGAAATGTAAAATTaagaacttaaatttttttttaatattttagtgaaaataatgaaatttaaaaaattcattttatttttacattttagttatAGTAAAGTGTATGAATGCTAATGTTAATTAAGGGAAAAAACTGTTTAACTTGGCAAAGCTGGTACAGTAGTAATTGattgacaaaaataacaacaaaacaaaataaatacataaaaacaccattatttaattgcttttgaTAAGTCCACTGATGTGACTGATTCTGCCCAACTTCTGTTTTTTATTCGGGTTATAACTGCAGACTTCAAAAGTTATGAAGAGTTGTTTGCTTTAGCAACACTAAAAGGAAAAAACACGAGGctgtaatatatatttgctgctttcaaagaaaaaatttgtcagGCTCAACTTCAGTTAAAAAATCTAGTCAACATTTGTTCTGATGGAGCTCCTTCTATGCGTGGAAAAAATGAAGGGTTCATTGCGTTCCTGAAAAAAGAATTGTCTGATCCAGATTGTCTGATTACATTTCATTGTATTCTCCATCAGCAAAGTCTTTGTGCAAAAGCTGCTACTTTGGATgacacattaaaaaaagttatagggattgtaaattatatacGGACAAATTCTTCACGCCATCGACAGTTTCGAAACCTTCTGCAATCTGATGAAGAAACATATTCTGTGGATCTTCCTTACTATTCCAAAGTTCGTTGGCTGTCACTAGGGTTAGTACTGCAAAAATTGCTTAAGCTTCGAAAACAAATTGAGGGGTTTTTTTCAAGTCAAAAGGAGATCTTTGAGCTTTTTAATCCAGAATTTTGTAGAGATGCTGCATTCCTCTGCGATCTGATGGCAAAGCATAACATGCTGAATAGTTCATTCCAAGGTAAAACTAAGTCAATCTATGAAATATGGCAACAGATTCAGGCATTCaagaaaaaacttgttttccTCAAAGATATTATTTCTAAGTCAAATTTATCAACAGAACATTTCCCAGAGCTCACAAAAATTATTCTTGAACAAAAAATGAGAAAAggatgaaaaataataatatatcaagATATGAAACAGTCCTGGATTCTTTAATTGCAGAATTTAATGACAGGTTTAAAGACTTTGAAGAACATAATGAAACACTGAAACTAGCTTTTCAGCCTCATCTTATTGAAATTTCAACAACTCCAGAATATTTACAGATTGAATTGATTGAGCTTTCTGAGGACAGTATCCTAAAATCTCTCTTTGACAACAAGAAGGATCCATTGGAAATTTGGAAAACTGCAGTTGAGTATCCAAAACTCCGTCAAATTGCCAGGCGTCTTCTGAGCTGCTTTGGTACAACCTACTGCTGTGAATCTACGTTTTCACACATGACATTTATTAAGTCTTGTTTTAGGTCACAGTGGACGGATGAGCATCTGGAAGATAAACTGAAGCTTAAAACTACGAAGATAGAGCCAAATATTCAAGTTCTGGTTCAAAAGAAACAGAATCAGAAAAGTCATTGATAACTTTTGTGATACATAATACATTAAGAAATATTGTAATACATGCGTTAAGAAATATTGTGATACAAGATGCTTTAAGAAATATTACATTAGTACGAGTACTATACACCAAATTTGCATATTTATTAGTGCGGcccccaaacatttttttaagggtCATGCGGCCCCCAAGCTCAGAAAGGCTCCCCACCCCTGGTTTATATGATATGATTTGCTAAAGTTCGATTATCgaaaaaaactcttattttgagaaaaagagCTTTTAGGTTCAAAATTGTGTATAAATCACTACAGCTTTAAATCTGACATAAAAAAcactaatataaatatttgtatttaaagtaataaCTACACAAAAGcttctttagaatatttttgTCATCAGATGACTTTTTCTTCCAGCAAATTATCTTTCTACGAAGTTTATCTTTTTCAGTATTTTTGTACTGCGCTTGATGTAGTCTGGAATTGTTAATAGTGATGCATccttttattgtataattgcCAGGGATCAAGTTTAGTACCTCCATAATTTGCAAGGATGCTTTGCTACCAATATTAAAACTAGCCACACCATCAAAAACTCCAAACTTTAGCTTTTCAAAACTAACAAAACGAGTCTTAGGGACACGCTCCCAAATCATGGCATTGAAAGACTCATTGGCATCTGTGTCAATCCATGGAGACACATCAATAATAGACTGTCTTCACTTATATCTTTGTAAATAGGTTTTACATGAGCAATTACAGACAAAGGCAATCCAACATCTGGTTTATACATTGttgttttgttcattttatCCCGCTGAAACAAGCACCAgctattttttactttagggCAATGATCGTACCACTGGTTTTTTGGTCAATGCTACATGGAACAGGCTagcaaaaattgcttttttcatACCTACTAAGTCACCTACATTTTGCCTGATGGCAAtaccattttaattttgcaaacgATCTATCATATTCAATGTTAATTTGCCTTTACCACTAATACCTTTAACCTTTTTGCGAAGTTTGCGAAGTTGGTCACCTACTCTTTTCTGAATGTGGCCAACACAGTGCAGACGCTCAACTTTCAAATCCTCtccataaacattttcaattgaTTTATAAGATTTGCTGTCTCCATCGCCataaaattttgtgtatttgaGACCATACTTTGCTATTGATCTCTCAAATATATTCTTAGTACCTTCAGGCTCCATTGCAAGCGCTGAACCACGATAATTATTGATACAGACATGAGTGGCTTTCCAGGAAACATGATCAGCTCCTTTATTTTCTCATAGAACTTACATGATCTGCATGTTTTAGAAACAACTTCAACATCTAATATTTTTTCCAGTATCAACAGATATGGCAGTGATTACACCGTTGAGCGAAGAGTAGCCTCTACGTTGCCATGATCCATCACTTGATAACCCAATTTCCGTACCAACCTGAGACTTTACTTCTATAGCTGCAGCTGTCATTGACTTTTCAGAAACAGTTTCACATGCATgtcaaaaaattttggaaagtTTATCGTAATTATTTCTTGTCATTGGTTTAGGCATATTCATCAttgttgtaaatcattgcagATTAGAATAGCCTGAACCAATAGCGCGCATTGCATATTTTATGTAAGTTTACATCATATCCATTCTTTCTACACACTGGGGATGTATAAAAAGATAAACTATAACCATATTTACATAATACACTCATTGATGAAGCTAATCCTTTCTTTTTGGCAAAGTTTTCTATCAGCAACAATTTCCCATTTTGAAATTCTGGGCAAGGCAGTTTACTAAAAACTTCAGCTAAAATAGAGACATCAACAAGTCGATATCCTTCAACTATTTCACTTATAGTTTTTGTAAAGTCAATGtcttcaacttttttctttgaaaCATTTGATGCAGAGACAGAGCAAGAAGGAGCAGAATTTTCTTGATTAGTAGAGTGAGGAGCTGCACTGGCGTTTTGTTGTTGGTCAGAGAGACACTCAATGATTGTTTCATTTGATATTGTATGCTTGTTCCCATAGAATCTTCTTTTAcgagaatataaaagtttagtattttGCTTTGATATCTTTCCCATAAtgataacttatttataatagcCTTACAATactattaaaataatcttaaatctTCTACAATCGACGAAACAATAtggtatttttttgataataaactcAAGTCTACCATTTTTATAGAGATTTTCAAGCAGTGAAGCAAATGAGGTTGATTGTTATcgtaaaaattcttttatttaggACTATATTGGAGTCTATAGAAAGATATTGGTtagtgattaatttttttttatatttggttaTTATTATGCGATgaacaaaattcaatttttgagacaaaattgctaatatttaagttttgaatCATCTAAATTCGGATTCTAcgttaaattttgatttaaaaacaatcttattatttttgtgaaataattttaaaaaatgtcttaaattATTGGGGGCATACCCCTTAAGATATGTGCCAAAAGCTTTGCAATTTtacttacaaaaattttttatgaatccTATAATTCTGGAATACTACCAACTATCTGGAAATTAGAGAATATATGTCCggtcaataaaaaaagagaagaattacttgctgaaaactatTGACCTATTTCACTAAAATCTGTTGTCTTTGAAACGTGTCAAGAACAAAACCTTAAAGCACATTAACAAAAACGACATGCTTTCAGCAAACTAACATGGCtttctttatcataaatcatGTGTACAATGCCGGATTAACCCGGGTTCCTGGGAGCCTAGGCGCCCGGCCCCTAAAAATTAGGGTATCAGTAGGGCCCCTGATTTTTAacgtttatattattttttttcttatatatgaCTTGACAttctaaattagttttattaatttcttaggaaattaatttttataatttctaatcAAATTAATTCCATTAATTTctcatgtaattaaaaataaaaactctaaaaactcttaaaaaaaagttcgaactTGAACACGTTCGAACTTTATTGGAAAAAAGTTCgaacaatttttatctttttttacttactaaGTAAGTAAAAAGTATCTGTAAgtatataatagtaatagtaatagtatatagtaagtttataaatagtatccgtttatttcagttttttaagtaagttacttaaaaaagtgaaataaac
Above is a window of Hydra vulgaris chromosome 10, alternate assembly HydraT2T_AEP DNA encoding:
- the LOC136086189 gene encoding general transcription factor II-I repeat domain-containing protein 2B-like, with the translated sequence MKNNNISRYETVLDSLIAEFNDRFKDFEEHNETLKLAFQPHLIEISTTPEYLQIELIELSEDSILKSLFDNKKDPLEIWKTAVEYPKLRQIARRLLSCFGTTYCCESTFSHMTFIKSCFRSQWTDEHLEDKLKLKTTKIEPNIQVLVQKKQNQKSH